In the genome of Paenibacillus pabuli, one region contains:
- a CDS encoding extracellular solute-binding protein, whose product MKKGMTLLLSLLLITSWTLAGCSSSTNEPQQGAGNAPTETSKEPVEMLLRHTQVGADKQKRLAILQDVVSKVESEVPNLTFTLDGVESDVNRKEKLRGEMAAGNPPDIFELFGSPDSKVYAKEGMLLDLTPILQELGIQDQFSSLEPFTYEGKVYGLPIGGSGEGFFYNKEYFTQKGWKAPSTMAELDNMLAEIKADGKVPLASASKAGWVPLMLTNHLWSRYAGPDITAKFATGEAKWTDPGVVAGFAKHKEWVDKGYFKKGELGFEYAEYTTQFTSGEAILMYDGTWKSSVFKEGQSGESLIGKVGFFNMPPVENGVGDQTALMRDVNNGYGFSAAVADDPQKLAAVKAFIKNFYNEDMQVRGLVEDGVLPAMKLDEKVLTDSITDDLMKEIVAVLNASQTSFPAFDALVQADVTTEISNLQIQKLIGGQTTPEKMAEELQKVQEEANASVE is encoded by the coding sequence ATGAAAAAAGGAATGACGTTACTGCTTTCATTATTGCTTATCACATCATGGACATTAGCAGGTTGTTCGAGTTCAACTAACGAACCGCAACAGGGAGCAGGCAATGCGCCTACGGAGACGAGCAAGGAACCGGTTGAGATGCTTCTCCGTCACACTCAGGTGGGTGCCGACAAACAAAAAAGGCTGGCCATTCTGCAGGACGTTGTGTCCAAAGTGGAGAGCGAAGTACCTAACCTGACTTTTACACTGGACGGCGTTGAATCCGATGTAAACCGCAAGGAGAAACTTCGTGGAGAGATGGCAGCGGGCAATCCGCCGGATATTTTCGAATTGTTTGGTAGTCCGGACTCCAAAGTATATGCCAAAGAGGGCATGTTGTTGGATCTCACGCCAATCTTGCAAGAGCTGGGTATCCAGGACCAATTTTCATCGCTTGAACCATTCACCTATGAAGGCAAAGTGTACGGACTGCCTATTGGCGGATCGGGCGAAGGATTCTTCTACAATAAAGAGTACTTTACGCAAAAAGGATGGAAAGCGCCTTCAACAATGGCTGAACTGGATAATATGCTCGCTGAGATCAAGGCTGATGGCAAGGTTCCACTTGCTTCTGCTTCCAAAGCAGGCTGGGTTCCACTCATGTTAACAAACCATCTGTGGTCCCGTTACGCCGGACCTGATATTACGGCGAAGTTTGCTACAGGCGAAGCCAAGTGGACTGATCCAGGTGTTGTTGCAGGATTTGCGAAGCATAAAGAATGGGTGGATAAAGGTTATTTCAAAAAAGGGGAGCTTGGCTTTGAATATGCTGAATATACAACTCAATTTACGAGTGGCGAAGCGATTCTGATGTATGACGGAACATGGAAATCGTCCGTATTCAAGGAAGGGCAGAGCGGTGAGTCACTTATCGGCAAGGTTGGTTTCTTCAATATGCCTCCGGTAGAAAACGGTGTAGGAGATCAGACAGCCCTGATGCGTGACGTCAATAACGGATACGGTTTCTCCGCAGCGGTTGCGGATGACCCTCAGAAGTTGGCGGCTGTCAAAGCCTTTATCAAAAACTTCTACAATGAAGATATGCAAGTACGTGGACTCGTAGAAGATGGTGTGTTACCGGCGATGAAACTGGATGAGAAAGTACTGACAGACAGCATCACTGACGATTTGATGAAAGAAATCGTAGCAGTTCTGAATGCATCGCAGACTTCATTCCCGGCATTCGATGCACTCGTTCAGGCCGATGTAACGACAGAGATCAGCAACTTGCAAATTCAGAAGCTGATTGGTGGACAAACGACACCAGAGAAAATGGCCGAAGAATTGCAAAAGGTTCAGGAAGAGGCTAATGCTTCCGTAGAATAA
- the pflA gene encoding pyruvate formate-lyase-activating protein, whose translation MVNGHIHSLETFGTVDGPGIRFVLFMQGCLLKCQYCHNPDTWALDGGREMSVEEVLAEIEPYLSYYRSSGGGLTVSGGEPTLQAHFVAEVFKEAKRRWGLHTTLDSNGFNEPDRIHDLLDNTDLVLLDLKHINDEKHIKLTGKSNERTLRTAQWLSDNGRKMWIRHVYVPGIHNEEEDLLNLGRFIGTLNGVEKFEILPYHQMGIYKWQALGKAYPLEGVPSPSDEEVERAYRLIEQGRAETAGMACSNK comes from the coding sequence ATGGTTAATGGACATATTCATTCACTCGAAACTTTCGGGACGGTTGACGGCCCAGGCATCCGCTTCGTGCTTTTTATGCAGGGGTGTCTGCTCAAATGCCAGTATTGTCACAACCCGGATACTTGGGCATTGGACGGTGGAAGGGAAATGAGCGTGGAAGAGGTGCTGGCTGAAATAGAGCCATATCTCTCTTACTATCGCAGTTCCGGCGGAGGACTGACGGTATCCGGCGGGGAGCCGACATTGCAGGCTCATTTTGTAGCCGAAGTGTTCAAGGAAGCGAAACGTCGCTGGGGATTGCACACTACGCTGGACAGCAACGGTTTCAATGAACCGGATCGGATTCATGATTTGTTGGATAACACGGACCTGGTTTTGCTGGATCTGAAGCACATCAATGATGAGAAACATATCAAACTGACAGGCAAATCCAACGAGAGAACATTGCGCACCGCACAGTGGTTATCGGACAATGGACGAAAAATGTGGATTCGCCACGTGTACGTGCCGGGGATTCACAATGAGGAAGAGGATTTGCTCAATCTGGGGCGGTTTATTGGAACGCTAAATGGAGTCGAGAAGTTCGAAATCCTGCCTTATCATCAGATGGGTATCTACAAATGGCAGGCACTGGGGAAAGCCTATCCGCTCGAAGGAGTTCCTTCTCCGAGTGATGAGGAAGTAGAGCGGGCGTATCGCCTGATTGAACAAGGTCGTGCGGAAACTGCGGGCATGGCTTGCTCCAATAAGTAA
- the pflB gene encoding formate C-acetyltransferase, protein MSVIEKDVKQQTGWRNFTKGTWTKTVDVNDFLLHNLSPYYGDEAFLEGATQNTKELWDIVSDLTKKERDNGGVLDVDVNTPATIVSHQPGYLDKSKEQIVGVQTDAPFKRSIQPFGGIRMMIDACEAYGFVMPQGVIDIFTNIRKTHNQGVFDAYTSEMRAARKAGIITGLPDAYGRGRIIGDYRRVALYGVDFLIRNKKGELNALEVDVIDEDVIRLREELSEQIRALQELKQLGEMHGFDISLPATTAKEAFQWLYFGYLAAIKEQNGAAMSLGRVSSFLDIYIERDLQEGLLTEKQAQELVDHFVMKLRIVKFLRTPDYNELFSGDPTWVTESIGGMSVNGETRVTKNSFRFLHTLNNLGPAPEPNLTVLWSTKLPEAFKQYCTKVSIETSSIQYENDDLMRPIYGDDYGIACCVSAMKIGKQMQFFGARANLAKALLYAINGGRDEKSGAQVGPEYPAITSEVLDYNEVMKRFKPMMEWLAKLYMNSLNVIHYMHDKYSYERIEMALHDRDIVRTMACGIAGLSVAADSLSAIKYAKVKPIRNEQGIAIDFEIEGDFPCYGNNEDSVDSIAVELVESFMGMIRKHKAYRNAIPTQSVLTITSNVVYGKKTGTTPDGRKAGEPFAPGANPMHGRDKKGALASLGSVAKLPYEHSLDGISNTFSIVPKALGKESDTRKANLVAMMDGYFGQGAHHLNVNVFDRQQLIDAMDHPENYPQLTVRVSGYAVNFIKLTREQQLDVINRTFHGSM, encoded by the coding sequence ATGTCGGTGATCGAAAAAGATGTCAAACAACAAACAGGCTGGAGAAACTTTACCAAAGGAACATGGACGAAAACCGTAGATGTGAATGATTTTCTGCTACACAACTTATCTCCTTACTATGGCGACGAAGCATTTCTTGAAGGTGCAACTCAGAATACGAAAGAGTTATGGGATATCGTATCCGATCTGACCAAAAAAGAGCGCGATAACGGCGGGGTACTCGATGTTGACGTAAATACGCCAGCGACGATTGTTTCTCACCAACCAGGTTATCTGGATAAATCCAAAGAGCAGATTGTTGGTGTTCAAACGGATGCTCCATTCAAACGTTCCATTCAGCCATTCGGTGGCATCCGCATGATGATTGATGCTTGTGAAGCATATGGCTTTGTAATGCCTCAAGGCGTCATTGATATATTTACAAACATTCGCAAAACACATAACCAGGGCGTATTTGATGCTTATACATCCGAAATGCGCGCAGCACGCAAAGCAGGGATTATTACCGGTCTGCCGGATGCTTACGGCCGTGGCCGGATCATCGGTGACTATCGCCGGGTGGCTCTCTATGGCGTGGACTTCCTGATTCGGAATAAAAAAGGCGAACTGAATGCACTTGAAGTCGACGTGATTGATGAAGATGTCATTCGCCTGCGCGAAGAACTCTCCGAACAGATTCGTGCATTGCAAGAGTTGAAACAACTGGGTGAAATGCACGGTTTCGATATTTCTTTGCCAGCTACAACCGCAAAAGAAGCGTTCCAATGGCTCTACTTCGGTTACTTGGCTGCGATCAAAGAGCAAAACGGTGCAGCGATGTCCCTGGGACGTGTTTCTTCTTTCCTGGATATTTACATTGAACGTGATTTGCAAGAAGGCTTGCTCACTGAGAAACAGGCCCAGGAATTGGTTGACCATTTTGTAATGAAACTGCGTATTGTCAAATTCCTGCGTACGCCGGATTATAACGAATTGTTCAGTGGAGACCCAACTTGGGTAACTGAATCTATTGGTGGTATGTCGGTAAACGGGGAAACACGTGTTACCAAAAACAGCTTCCGTTTCCTGCATACTCTGAACAACCTTGGTCCTGCACCGGAACCGAACCTGACGGTACTCTGGTCTACCAAGCTTCCAGAAGCGTTCAAACAATACTGTACCAAAGTTTCCATCGAAACGAGCTCCATTCAGTATGAAAATGATGATCTGATGCGTCCAATCTACGGAGACGATTACGGTATTGCATGCTGCGTATCGGCGATGAAGATCGGGAAACAAATGCAGTTCTTTGGCGCTCGTGCCAACCTGGCCAAAGCATTGCTGTATGCAATCAACGGTGGTCGTGACGAGAAATCGGGAGCACAAGTTGGACCTGAATATCCGGCAATTACAAGCGAAGTACTGGATTATAATGAGGTTATGAAACGTTTCAAACCGATGATGGAATGGCTTGCCAAACTATATATGAACTCACTCAACGTCATTCACTACATGCATGACAAATACAGCTACGAGCGTATCGAAATGGCCCTGCATGACCGTGACATCGTTCGTACGATGGCTTGCGGTATTGCCGGTCTCTCGGTTGCAGCAGACTCCCTGAGTGCAATCAAGTATGCCAAAGTCAAACCGATCCGCAACGAACAAGGCATCGCAATTGATTTTGAAATTGAAGGTGACTTCCCTTGTTACGGTAACAATGAAGACAGTGTCGACAGCATCGCGGTTGAACTGGTGGAAAGCTTCATGGGCATGATTCGCAAACACAAAGCATATCGTAATGCGATTCCAACTCAATCCGTATTGACCATCACATCCAACGTAGTGTACGGCAAGAAAACAGGTACAACACCGGATGGCCGTAAAGCAGGCGAACCGTTTGCACCTGGGGCGAACCCAATGCATGGTCGGGATAAAAAAGGTGCACTGGCGTCCCTGGGCTCCGTAGCCAAACTGCCATATGAACACAGCCTTGACGGAATTTCTAATACATTCTCCATCGTGCCGAAAGCACTCGGAAAAGAATCAGACACACGCAAAGCCAACCTAGTAGCCATGATGGACGGTTATTTTGGTCAAGGGGCACACCATTTGAACGTGAACGTATTTGATCGTCAGCAGTTGATTGACGCAATGGATCACCCGGAAAACTATCCGCAGCTGACTGTACGGGTATCCGGTTACGCAGTTAACTTCATCAAACTGACACGTGAGCAGCAACTCGATGTCATTAACCGGACCTTCCACGGTTCGATGTAA
- the adhE gene encoding bifunctional acetaldehyde-CoA/alcohol dehydrogenase codes for MAVKNEVAPVKEPTAGQYIQTLIDKANKAHAAFMSMDQKQIDRIVQAMALAGLDKHMMLAKMAVEETGRGVYEDKITKNIFATEYVYHSIKYDKTVGVIEDNEYESFQKIAEPVGIIMGITPVTNPTSTTMFKALISIKTRNPIIFGFHPSAQNCSREAAKILRDAAVKHGAPADCIQWIDDPSMDRTNALMNHNDVALILATGGSGMVRAAYSCGKPALGVGPGNVPCFIEKSADINQAVTDLILSKSFDNGMICASEQAVIIEEPIFDQVKKKMIANGCYFVNKDEAAKLTAGAINAEKCAVNPAIVGQSAVSIAQMCGIEVPAGTKILVAEIEGVGTKFPLSAEKLSPVLACYKVKTAAEGIERAAEVVAFGGMGHSSVIHSTNEEVIGKFADRLQTGRIIVNSPSTHGAIGDIYNTNMPSLTLGCGSYGRNSTSSNVTAVNLINVKRVARRTVNMQWFKVPNKVYFEKGATQYLAKMPDITRVAIITDAMMVKLGYVEKVEHYLRQRQMPVAIEVFSDVEPDPSTTTVDRGTEMMRRFQPDCIIALGGGSPMDAAKAMWLFYEYPDTDFNDLKQKFMDIRKRIYKYPRLGVKAKFVAIPTTSGTGSEVTSFAVITDKNQGNTKYPLADYELTPDVAIVDPEFVYSLPKTAVADTGMDVLTHAIEAYVSVMANDYTDGLAIKAIQLVFQYLEQSALQGDKLAREKMHNASTIAGMAFANAFLGINHSLAHKWGGQYHTAHGRTNAILMPHVIRYNAKKPSKFASFPKYSHFVADERYAEIARILGLPARTTEEGVTSLINAIRKLNKTLGIEESFQEIGFDAKDFEAHVDYLADRAFEDQCTTANPKLPLVTELADVYRNAFYGKFE; via the coding sequence ATGGCTGTAAAGAACGAAGTCGCCCCAGTAAAAGAACCGACAGCAGGTCAGTATATTCAAACGTTAATTGACAAAGCGAATAAAGCACATGCAGCATTCATGTCCATGGATCAGAAACAGATTGACCGTATCGTGCAAGCGATGGCGCTGGCAGGTCTGGACAAACATATGATGCTTGCCAAGATGGCCGTGGAAGAAACAGGCCGGGGTGTGTATGAGGATAAAATCACGAAAAATATATTTGCAACAGAATATGTGTATCATAGCATCAAATATGACAAAACAGTAGGGGTTATTGAAGATAACGAATACGAAAGCTTTCAGAAAATTGCGGAGCCAGTCGGCATCATCATGGGGATTACCCCAGTAACGAATCCGACATCCACCACGATGTTCAAAGCACTGATTTCCATCAAAACGCGTAACCCGATCATCTTCGGCTTCCACCCATCTGCACAGAACTGTAGCCGGGAAGCTGCCAAAATTCTGCGAGATGCTGCAGTGAAGCATGGTGCTCCAGCGGATTGTATCCAGTGGATTGATGATCCTTCCATGGATCGTACAAACGCGCTGATGAATCATAACGATGTGGCGCTCATTCTGGCAACAGGCGGATCAGGCATGGTACGGGCGGCATACAGCTGTGGTAAACCGGCACTGGGCGTAGGACCAGGTAACGTACCTTGCTTTATTGAGAAAAGCGCAGATATCAATCAAGCGGTAACGGATCTGATTTTGTCCAAATCGTTCGATAACGGCATGATCTGTGCTTCCGAGCAAGCAGTCATCATCGAAGAACCGATCTTCGACCAGGTGAAAAAGAAAATGATCGCGAACGGCTGTTACTTCGTCAACAAGGATGAGGCAGCGAAACTGACTGCAGGTGCGATTAACGCTGAGAAATGTGCGGTGAACCCGGCAATTGTAGGTCAATCAGCAGTCAGCATTGCACAAATGTGCGGTATTGAAGTTCCAGCTGGCACCAAAATTCTCGTAGCCGAGATTGAAGGGGTAGGTACGAAGTTCCCATTGTCCGCTGAGAAACTAAGTCCGGTACTGGCTTGTTACAAAGTGAAAACGGCAGCTGAAGGGATTGAGCGTGCAGCAGAAGTGGTTGCTTTTGGCGGCATGGGTCACTCCTCGGTTATTCATTCGACGAACGAGGAAGTCATTGGCAAATTCGCAGATCGCCTGCAAACCGGACGGATTATCGTAAACTCACCTTCCACACACGGCGCTATCGGTGACATCTACAACACCAACATGCCGTCACTGACACTGGGCTGCGGATCGTATGGCCGGAACTCGACTTCTTCCAACGTGACCGCTGTGAACTTAATCAACGTGAAAAGGGTGGCTCGCCGTACCGTGAATATGCAGTGGTTCAAAGTACCAAACAAAGTTTATTTCGAAAAAGGAGCAACACAGTACCTTGCCAAAATGCCGGACATCACACGTGTAGCCATTATTACGGATGCCATGATGGTCAAACTCGGTTATGTGGAAAAAGTAGAGCATTATCTGCGTCAACGTCAAATGCCGGTAGCCATTGAAGTGTTCTCTGATGTCGAACCCGATCCATCGACAACAACGGTAGACCGCGGTACGGAAATGATGCGCCGCTTCCAGCCAGACTGCATTATCGCACTCGGCGGGGGATCACCGATGGATGCTGCCAAAGCGATGTGGCTGTTCTATGAATATCCGGACACAGACTTCAACGACTTGAAACAAAAATTCATGGATATCCGCAAACGGATCTACAAATATCCACGTCTCGGTGTAAAAGCAAAATTCGTCGCTATTCCAACAACATCGGGTACCGGATCTGAAGTCACATCGTTCGCGGTTATTACAGATAAAAATCAAGGCAATACCAAATATCCACTGGCAGACTACGAGCTGACACCGGACGTAGCGATCGTAGACCCGGAATTTGTATACTCCCTGCCTAAAACCGCTGTTGCGGACACGGGTATGGACGTATTGACTCACGCCATCGAAGCATATGTATCGGTTATGGCGAATGATTACACGGATGGACTCGCGATCAAAGCGATCCAACTGGTATTCCAATACCTGGAGCAATCGGCGTTGCAAGGTGACAAACTGGCTCGTGAGAAAATGCATAATGCTTCGACGATTGCCGGTATGGCTTTTGCCAACGCATTTCTGGGCATTAACCACAGCTTGGCACACAAATGGGGCGGTCAGTACCACACTGCACATGGACGTACCAATGCGATCCTGATGCCGCACGTCATCCGCTACAATGCGAAAAAACCGAGCAAATTTGCATCTTTCCCTAAGTATTCGCACTTTGTTGCAGATGAGCGTTATGCCGAAATTGCCCGTATTCTGGGATTGCCTGCACGTACGACAGAAGAAGGGGTAACCAGTCTCATCAATGCCATTCGCAAACTGAACAAAACATTGGGTATTGAAGAGTCGTTCCAGGAAATTGGATTTGATGCCAAAGACTTTGAAGCTCATGTGGATTATCTGGCAGACCGCGCATTTGAAGACCAATGTACAACAGCCAATCCAAAACTGCCGCTGGTGACTGAACTGGCAGACGTGTACCGCAACGCATTCTACGGCAAGTTTGAATAA
- a CDS encoding Crp/Fnr family transcriptional regulator — MREQLSVLEKRGNTTCFSDVNFNHLLVTMKDRTYPEGTHLYWEGDVSDKLYYMKRGRAQITKSTDEGKELIMYMYQSGDMIGQADPFFGSKHSFSAEVLEDSEIGVLEHKDLEMLICQHCDFAIDFMKWMGIHHRLTQTKFRDLMLYGKPGALCSTLIRLSNSYGEPHGEHVIIHKKITHTDLSNMIGATRESVNRMLSDLRKKDAIEYDNGMIVIKDLHMLQGICHCELCPNEICRI; from the coding sequence ATGAGAGAACAACTGAGTGTACTGGAAAAACGCGGAAATACTACCTGTTTCTCGGACGTAAATTTCAATCATCTGCTCGTAACCATGAAAGACAGAACCTATCCGGAAGGAACCCATCTGTACTGGGAAGGGGATGTCTCTGACAAACTTTATTATATGAAACGGGGCCGTGCCCAGATCACCAAATCCACGGATGAAGGCAAGGAACTGATCATGTACATGTATCAATCTGGTGATATGATTGGTCAGGCTGACCCGTTCTTTGGCTCGAAACACAGCTTTTCTGCAGAAGTGCTGGAGGATAGTGAGATTGGTGTACTGGAGCACAAAGACTTGGAAATGCTGATCTGCCAGCATTGTGACTTTGCCATCGACTTTATGAAATGGATGGGCATCCATCACCGTTTGACCCAGACCAAATTCCGTGATCTGATGTTGTATGGCAAACCGGGCGCACTCTGCTCCACGCTGATTCGATTGTCCAATTCTTATGGCGAGCCTCACGGAGAACATGTCATCATTCATAAAAAAATAACGCACACAGATCTGTCCAATATGATTGGAGCAACCCGTGAAAGTGTCAACCGCATGTTAAGCGACCTGCGCAAAAAAGACGCCATTGAATACGATAACGGCATGATTGTCATCAAGGATCTGCATATGCTTCAGGGCATCTGTCACTGTGAATTGTGTCCCAACGAGATTTGCCGAATCTGA
- a CDS encoding winged helix-turn-helix transcriptional regulator encodes MCPRFETAFSFLGKRWNGLIIQTLMSGSKRFKDISNLIPSMSDKMLSERMKDLESEGILIRHVYPETPVRIEYELTEKGKALQPVMNQIQDWAEQWVD; translated from the coding sequence ATGTGTCCGCGCTTTGAGACGGCGTTTTCTTTTCTCGGTAAGCGCTGGAACGGTCTAATTATTCAAACATTGATGAGTGGTTCGAAGCGATTCAAGGATATTTCCAACCTGATTCCATCGATGAGTGATAAGATGCTGTCAGAACGGATGAAGGACCTGGAGAGCGAAGGCATTCTGATCCGCCATGTCTATCCGGAGACGCCAGTTCGTATTGAATATGAACTGACAGAGAAAGGCAAGGCGCTGCAGCCCGTTATGAATCAAATTCAAGACTGGGCGGAGCAGTGGGTTGATTAG
- a CDS encoding ThuA domain-containing protein codes for MINVTIWNEFVHEKIHDEVREVYPDGLHMALANGLGGEGFAIRTATLDQPEHGLSDEVLNSTDVLIWWGHMAHDRVSDEISQKVAQRVLDGMGLIVLHSGHFSKPFKALMGTSCDLKWREANEQEIIWCVNPSHPIAEGINSKIILEKEEMYGEFFDIPVPDELVFVSNFQGGEVFRSGCTFLRGSGKIFYFRPGHETYPTFYNPEILKVISNGVKWAYPTRNVKPEFGFSEPVRPLGNVLV; via the coding sequence ATGATTAACGTCACCATTTGGAATGAATTTGTCCATGAGAAAATTCACGACGAAGTAAGGGAAGTCTATCCAGACGGTTTGCACATGGCGCTTGCAAACGGACTGGGAGGGGAAGGCTTTGCCATTCGCACGGCAACACTTGATCAGCCTGAGCATGGATTAAGTGATGAAGTGTTGAATTCTACAGATGTGCTTATATGGTGGGGACATATGGCGCATGATCGCGTGAGCGACGAGATTTCACAGAAGGTTGCACAGCGGGTCCTGGATGGTATGGGGTTGATTGTGCTGCACTCCGGTCACTTCTCCAAGCCATTCAAAGCGCTGATGGGCACAAGTTGTGATCTGAAATGGCGTGAAGCTAATGAGCAGGAGATTATCTGGTGTGTAAATCCGTCCCATCCGATTGCTGAGGGTATCAATAGCAAGATTATTCTGGAAAAAGAAGAAATGTACGGGGAATTCTTCGATATTCCAGTGCCGGATGAGCTGGTGTTTGTAAGCAACTTCCAAGGCGGAGAGGTATTCCGAAGCGGATGTACGTTCCTCCGCGGTTCAGGTAAAATCTTCTATTTCCGTCCAGGTCATGAAACATACCCGACCTTTTATAATCCGGAAATTTTAAAAGTCATCAGCAACGGAGTGAAGTGGGCATATCCTACGCGCAACGTTAAGCCGGAATTTGGCTTCAGCGAACCTGTAAGACCACTTGGTAACGTGCTGGTTTAA
- a CDS encoding sugar phosphate isomerase/epimerase family protein: protein MKLGVFLVLFGGRKLEDALDYVASKGLKAVEIGTGGHPGNAHCKPDELLSNPTALKNFKNAVESRGLTISALSCHGNPLHPQKDIAKGFHDDFVKTVELAEKLEVPVVNTFSGCPGDHEDAKYPNWPVAPWPNDFQEVLKWQWENKVIPYWTEWGKFAADHNVKVGLELHGGFSVHTPATLLRLREAAGEVIGANLDPSHMWWQGIDPVQAIHILGREGAIHHFHAKDTTIDPINVNKYGVTDMQDYTNMLDRAWQFRSVGYGHDNKTWADIISALRLVGYDYVVSIEHEDGLMSVEEGFSKAVQNLQQVLIEEPLGDMWWV, encoded by the coding sequence TTGAAACTCGGCGTATTTTTGGTATTATTCGGAGGACGTAAATTGGAAGATGCACTTGACTATGTTGCATCCAAAGGCTTGAAAGCAGTAGAAATCGGAACTGGTGGACATCCAGGAAATGCGCATTGCAAGCCGGATGAGCTTCTGAGCAACCCGACAGCATTGAAAAACTTCAAAAATGCAGTAGAATCCCGTGGTCTGACAATCAGCGCATTGAGCTGTCACGGTAACCCGCTTCATCCACAAAAGGATATTGCGAAGGGATTCCACGATGATTTTGTTAAGACGGTAGAACTGGCTGAGAAGCTGGAAGTGCCTGTTGTAAACACATTCTCAGGCTGTCCGGGAGACCATGAGGATGCCAAATATCCGAACTGGCCTGTTGCACCATGGCCGAATGATTTCCAGGAAGTTCTCAAATGGCAGTGGGAAAACAAAGTTATCCCTTATTGGACAGAATGGGGCAAGTTCGCTGCAGATCACAATGTGAAAGTGGGACTGGAACTGCACGGTGGATTCTCGGTGCATACACCAGCTACCTTGCTGAGACTGCGTGAAGCAGCAGGCGAAGTGATCGGTGCCAACCTGGACCCAAGTCACATGTGGTGGCAAGGAATTGATCCGGTACAGGCGATTCACATTCTGGGACGTGAAGGCGCGATTCATCACTTCCATGCGAAAGATACAACAATTGATCCGATTAACGTGAACAAATATGGCGTAACGGATATGCAGGATTATACAAACATGCTTGATCGTGCATGGCAATTCCGCTCGGTCGGTTATGGTCACGATAACAAGACTTGGGCTGATATTATTAGCGCTCTGCGTCTGGTTGGATATGATTATGTCGTAAGTATTGAACACGAAGATGGTCTGATGTCGGTAGAAGAAGGATTCTCTAAAGCTGTGCAAAATCTCCAACAAGTATTGATTGAAGAGCCGCTGGGAGATATGTGGTGGGTTTAG
- a CDS encoding Gfo/Idh/MocA family protein: MSKVLNIAIVGCGGIAKGKHMPSLSKQSQGRMVAFCDIVKERAEEAAAEFGAEGAKVYTDYTEMLKDESIDVVHVCTPNDSHSVITVASLEAGKHVMCEKPMAKTSAQAQAMLEAAQRTGKKLSIAYQNRFRNDSQYLKQMCEEGELGDIYFGKAIALRRRAVPTWGVFLDEEKQGGGPLIDIGTHALDLTLWLMDNYKPKSVMGSTFHKLGQRENAANAFGPWDPEQFKVEDSAFGFVTMENGATIIIESSWALNVAEFGEAKTLLCGTEGGADMQDGLRINGEKRSRLYETKVDLNAGGVAFYSGSAENEADREARMWLEAIIEDKDPVVKPEQAIVVTQILEAIYESAQTGKAVYFN, encoded by the coding sequence ATGTCTAAAGTACTTAATATCGCCATCGTGGGTTGTGGCGGAATCGCCAAAGGTAAACATATGCCCAGCTTGTCCAAACAATCTCAGGGTCGTATGGTCGCTTTCTGTGACATTGTGAAGGAACGTGCGGAGGAGGCAGCGGCAGAATTCGGTGCTGAAGGAGCCAAAGTTTATACCGATTATACTGAGATGCTTAAGGATGAGAGCATTGACGTGGTACATGTGTGTACACCAAACGACTCCCATTCCGTGATCACGGTGGCTTCTCTTGAGGCGGGTAAACATGTCATGTGTGAAAAACCAATGGCGAAGACGTCTGCACAAGCGCAGGCTATGCTGGAAGCTGCACAACGTACAGGTAAAAAGCTGTCCATTGCATATCAAAACCGTTTCCGCAATGACAGCCAATACCTGAAACAAATGTGCGAAGAAGGCGAGTTGGGCGATATTTATTTCGGTAAGGCAATTGCTCTTCGGCGCCGTGCTGTCCCTACCTGGGGTGTGTTTCTTGACGAGGAGAAGCAAGGCGGAGGACCGTTAATTGATATCGGCACACATGCGCTGGACCTTACTCTTTGGCTGATGGATAACTATAAGCCGAAGAGTGTCATGGGATCAACGTTCCACAAGCTGGGTCAACGTGAGAATGCGGCCAACGCTTTTGGTCCGTGGGACCCGGAACAATTCAAGGTAGAGGATTCTGCATTTGGGTTTGTGACGATGGAGAATGGTGCCACGATCATTATCGAATCCAGCTGGGCATTGAATGTAGCTGAGTTCGGTGAAGCGAAAACACTGCTCTGCGGAACAGAAGGTGGCGCTGATATGCAGGATGGTCTGCGTATCAATGGCGAGAAACGCAGCCGTTTGTATGAAACCAAGGTGGATCTGAACGCTGGCGGGGTTGCTTTTTATTCCGGCAGTGCAGAAAATGAAGCGGATCGTGAAGCCAGAATGTGGCTTGAAGCGATTATTGAAGACAAGGATCCTGTTGTAAAACCAGAGCAAGCCATTGTGGTTACTCAGATTCTTGAAGCGATTTACGAGTCTGCACAGACAGGCAAAGCGGTTTATTTCAACTAA